From Vanrija pseudolonga chromosome 1, complete sequence, a single genomic window includes:
- the HNM1_0 gene encoding Choline transport protein, whose protein sequence is MGIRVKSPSPTIEAMPTLPHSGQSTPPLEEKDKSGPTTLVSVNSVAGESNPHLIKQFSFFSSLGMAFVILNSWIIATMTLNVGISQGGPVVVLWGELIAGVGQVSIALCLSELCSIWPSQSAQYGWTYLVTHANRSLTTTAVPTRWGTILSYYDGWLAWAGWCIMFSGAASVTTNMTYYLVCLWNPDFVLEPWHFFLLYVLCLTISLVINTFASRHLHMFDFIGIFWLAGGAVILIVATLACAGTKSTEPMFQSAKFVFTTFINDSDWGNFVLFMTGMVQPTFTITCFDAVAHVIDEMPNPRRDAPRCISATVVFGCVSTFIVVLCLMFTITDIDAVITSTAGPLVTILYQATGSRVGATCLTLIPYIGTLIGSQATLTTASRITLNLAEDEAVVCSKFFRKVNKRLNAPIPALVVPWCVSVVIGLLYLGSSAMFSSILSTTLVALGISYLIPIIVVAIKGRSTILELKPQFSLGKVFGGICYAIAISWGLFTAVMFCFPATSTVNGSTMNYTAPVIGVAMLLATVNWFAYSRKHYTGPQVVDQVTEPECKA, encoded by the exons GAGGCCATGCCGACCCTCCCGCACTCGGGCCAGtccacccctcccctcgaggagaaggacaagTCGGGACCGACAACACTTGTGTCCGTCAACTCTGTAGCTGGTGAATCCAACCCCCACCTCATCAAGCAGTTTAGCT TCTTCTCCTCCCTCGGCATGGCTTTTGTCATCCTCAAT TCCTGGATCATCGCCACGATGACTCTCAACGTC GGCATATCACAAGGTGGCCCGGTTGTTGTGCTCTGGggcgagctcatcgccgGAGTCGGCCAGGTATCCATCGCGCTCTGCCTTTCCGAGCTGTGCTCGATCTGGCCATCCCAATCGGCGCAGTACGGCTGGACATATCTCGTCACGCACGCCAACCGCAGTTTGACCACCACGGCGGTGCCGACCCGCTGGGGCACAATTCTGAGCTACTACGACGGCTGGCTCGCCTGGGCTGGAT GGTGCATCATGTTCAGCGGCGCAGCTAGCGTCACGACAAACATGACATATTACCTCGTCTGCCTGTGGAACCCAGACTTTGTTCTCGAGCCATGGCACTTTTTCCTCCTCTACGTGCTGTGCCTCACCATCTCGCTCGTTATCAACACGTTTGCCAGCCGCCACCTGCACATGTTTGATTTTATCGGCATTTTCTGGCTGGCCGGTGGAGCAGTGATCCTCATCGTCGCGACCCTCGCTTGTGCCGGCACGAAGAGCACCGAGCCAATGTTCCAGTCTGCAAAGTTTGTCTTTACGACGTTTATTAAT GACTCGGACTGGGGAAACTTTGTGCTTTTCATGACCGGCATGGTGCAGCCGACTTTTACGATTACTTGCT TCGATGCCGTGGCCCATGTCATCGACGAGATGCCCAAcccccgccgcgacgcgccacgCTGCATCTCCGCGACGGTTGTCTTTGGCTGCGTCTCCACCTTCATCGTGGTTCTCTGCCTCATGTTCACCATCACCGACATTGACGCCGTGATCACGAGCACGGCCGGGCCACTAGTCACCATCCTATACCAAGCCACTGGAAGCCGGGTCGGCGCGACCTGCCTCACGCTGATCCCGTACATCGGCACCCTTATCGGCTCGCAGGCGACCCTGACCACGGCGAGCCGCATcacgctcaacctcgccgaggatgaggccGTTGTCTGCTCCAAGTTCTTCCGCAAGGTCAACAAGCGCCTCAACGCCCCTATCCctgcgctcgtcgtgccgTGGTGCGTCAGCGTGGTGATCGGGCTCTTGTACCTCGGGAGCTCGGCCATGTTCAGCTCTATTCTGTCCACCACACTGGTGGCCCTGGGCATCTCGTACCTCATTCCAA TTATCGTCGTTGCGATCAAGGGCCGCAGCAccatcctcgagctcaagccTCAGTTCTCCCTTGGCAAGGTCTTTGGCGGAATCTGCTACGCCATCGCCATATCATGGGGCCTCTTCACGGCCGTCATGTTCTGCTTCCCCGCCACGTCAACTGTCAACGGCAGCACGATGAACTACACGGCACCAgtcatcggcgtcgccatGCTCCTCGCCACGGTCAACTGGTTTGCGTACAGCCGGAAACACTACACCGGTCCCCAGGTGGTCGACCAGGTGACAGAGCCAGAGTGCAAGGCATAG